A region of Myxococcus stipitatus DSM 14675 DNA encodes the following proteins:
- a CDS encoding TraR/DksA family transcriptional regulator: MNAKQRDELKGLLLALHSELTEKAPARIEPNRTDDARIGGDEDEQPLNEMMQAIASNRNRNQEGVLARVLKALAKLRDDPDSFGDCEECGDEVPLGRLRAMPYAELCVTCQGGKDAPKGRATRRKLTDYT, from the coding sequence ATGAACGCCAAACAGCGAGACGAGCTCAAGGGGCTGCTCCTGGCGCTGCATTCCGAGCTGACGGAGAAGGCGCCCGCGAGAATCGAACCCAACCGCACCGATGACGCGCGCATCGGCGGCGATGAGGACGAGCAACCCCTCAACGAGATGATGCAGGCCATCGCCTCCAACCGGAACCGGAACCAGGAGGGCGTGCTGGCGCGCGTCCTCAAGGCGCTGGCGAAGCTGCGCGATGACCCGGACTCCTTCGGCGACTGCGAGGAGTGCGGGGATGAGGTTCCGCTCGGCCGGCTGCGGGCCATGCCCTACGCGGAGCTGTGCGTGACGTGCCAGGGTGGCAAGGACGCGCCGAAGGGCCGCGCCACGCGCCGCAAGCTCACGGACTACACCTGA
- the deoC gene encoding deoxyribose-phosphate aldolase, producing the protein MSDSEDLFKFVEDIADQARRHLHGWKGAREAASTPPAPRPSMGRVDPASLRTAADLAPYIDHTLLKPEARAEDVVKLAEEARQHGFATVCVNSSHVATAAQVLAGSSTVPIAVVGFPLGAALSSAKAFEAREAIAAGAREIDMVVHIGALKSRDYALVHRDIAAVVEACGPVPVKVILETSQLNDEEKVIACVLSKAAGAAFVKTSTGFNGGGATAEDVALMRRVVGEDVGVKASGGIRSAEDAMKMVRAGANRLGASASVAIVTGQVSTAKY; encoded by the coding sequence ATGTCCGACTCCGAGGACCTCTTCAAGTTCGTCGAGGACATCGCCGACCAGGCCCGCCGCCACCTGCATGGGTGGAAGGGTGCCCGGGAAGCGGCCTCCACTCCCCCCGCACCACGTCCCTCGATGGGCCGCGTGGACCCGGCCTCCCTCCGCACCGCCGCGGACCTGGCGCCGTACATCGACCACACGCTACTCAAGCCCGAGGCTCGCGCCGAGGACGTGGTGAAGCTGGCCGAGGAAGCCCGGCAGCACGGCTTCGCGACGGTGTGCGTGAACAGCTCGCACGTGGCCACCGCGGCCCAGGTGCTGGCGGGCTCCTCCACCGTGCCCATCGCCGTGGTGGGCTTCCCCCTGGGCGCGGCGCTGTCGTCGGCCAAGGCGTTCGAGGCCCGCGAGGCCATCGCCGCCGGGGCGCGTGAAATCGACATGGTCGTCCACATCGGCGCGCTCAAGTCGCGGGACTATGCGCTGGTGCACCGGGACATCGCCGCCGTGGTGGAGGCGTGTGGCCCGGTGCCGGTGAAGGTCATCCTGGAGACGTCGCAGCTCAACGACGAGGAGAAGGTCATCGCCTGCGTGCTGTCGAAGGCCGCGGGCGCCGCGTTCGTGAAGACGTCCACGGGCTTCAACGGAGGCGGGGCGACGGCGGAGGACGTGGCGCTGATGCGCCGGGTGGTGGGCGAGGACGTGGGCGTGAAGGCGTCCGGCGGCATCCGCTCCGCCGAGGACGCGATGAAGATGGTGCGTGCGGGCGCCAACCGCCTGGGTGCGTCCGCGTCGGTGGCCATCGTCACCGGCCAGGTCTCCACCGCGAAGTACTGA
- a CDS encoding ComEC/Rec2 family competence protein has translation MFRLRLFSLLVLLLAALPGFAASPPSPAPVALGQPLTVHFFDVGQGDAALVISPTGKTVLIDGGPPEARERLTARIKELVKGPLDMLILTHPHLDHLGGLISAVRAVGARRFMDPGFNHPSEAYRDLLDFVGDNVGQVMTPEPGPTSANGMLTIGLGDGVALTVLWPRMPKEPFLVGTRSDANSNSIVLRLTYGKTAFLLVGDAEPDTEAALLQRSLNLTATVLKVAHHGGKHSSTAAFLAASKPQAAVISVGAKNDYGHPAPETLARLADVGAHVLRTDQEGEVVAASDGQSVTLRTHAGTGALLVLTGNVDPSPVTSSPATVTPVRPGRPGAAAPPPRGETGRAPKASPEDSGTSQYVGLKGSKVFHRETCSTLKRSKSERTLYPNREAALRERRPAEDCHP, from the coding sequence ATGTTCCGCCTCCGGCTGTTCAGCCTCCTCGTCCTTCTGCTTGCCGCGCTGCCAGGCTTCGCCGCGAGCCCTCCCTCCCCCGCTCCCGTTGCGCTCGGGCAACCGCTCACGGTGCATTTCTTCGACGTGGGCCAAGGTGACGCGGCCCTCGTCATCTCCCCCACCGGCAAGACGGTGCTCATCGACGGGGGTCCCCCCGAGGCTCGGGAGCGGCTCACCGCTCGAATCAAGGAGCTGGTGAAGGGGCCGCTGGACATGCTCATCCTCACCCATCCGCACCTCGACCATCTGGGTGGGCTCATCTCGGCGGTGCGTGCCGTGGGCGCCCGGCGCTTCATGGACCCGGGCTTCAACCATCCCAGTGAGGCGTACCGGGACCTGCTCGACTTCGTGGGCGACAACGTCGGCCAGGTGATGACGCCCGAGCCGGGCCCCACCAGTGCGAACGGCATGCTCACCATCGGCCTGGGAGACGGTGTCGCCCTCACCGTGCTCTGGCCGCGCATGCCCAAGGAGCCCTTCCTCGTGGGCACGCGCTCGGACGCGAACTCCAACTCCATCGTCCTGCGGCTGACCTACGGGAAGACGGCGTTCCTGCTCGTCGGCGACGCGGAGCCGGACACGGAGGCCGCGCTGCTCCAGCGCTCGCTGAACCTCACGGCCACCGTGCTGAAGGTCGCCCATCACGGCGGCAAGCACTCCTCCACCGCCGCGTTCCTCGCGGCGTCGAAGCCGCAGGCCGCCGTCATCTCCGTGGGCGCGAAGAACGACTACGGACACCCCGCACCGGAGACCCTGGCGCGGCTGGCGGACGTCGGGGCCCATGTGCTGCGCACGGACCAGGAAGGTGAAGTGGTCGCCGCCAGCGATGGCCAGTCGGTCACGCTGAGGACCCATGCCGGCACGGGGGCGCTGCTGGTGCTCACCGGCAATGTGGACCCGAGCCCCGTGACGTCCTCACCCGCCACCGTCACCCCTGTCCGCCCGGGACGCCCCGGAGCCGCCGCGCCGCCGCCGCGGGGTGAGACAGGACGCGCGCCCAAGGCGTCCCCCGAGGACTCCGGCACGAGTCAGTACGTGGGGCTCAAGGGCAGCAAGGTGTTCCACCGTGAGACGTGCTCCACGCTGAAGCGTTCCAAGTCAGAACGTACGCTCTACCCGAACCGCGAAGCCGCCCTGCGCGAGCGTCGCCCCGCCGAGGATTGTCACCCATGA
- a CDS encoding ComEC/Rec2 family competence protein: protein MSPRLLALLGTLWVLGACRDSKPEAAAPPATEAKRLFGAAPDGKLHVYFFDVGQGDAALIVSPKGTTVLVDSGPQSAAAHLVNRLPELLVRPLDLVILTHPHVDHHGALDAVLRRVGARQLMEPQVPGTPPAYDQMLTDISARQIQVVSPAPPTSTPNAPQRINLGDGVSLTILWPRAPAEPLLDAPETALEANSIVLRLSYGETSVLFMGDALAQTEEYLLAREVPLKSTLLKVGAHGLPGATTAPFLARVGARAAVISAGKGNAFGAPAPATLERMKAAHVQVFRTDVDGEVQVVSDGQSLVVSPQRLPRGTPTDTHYTHAGQGPTPEPDFWAGKPAPSKKAPEEPAAPPPEAPAPAPAPPVAAAKEKEKGDTKKYTGPYVASRKRPLFHIPNCDGAKKIHAENLITYKTREEAARERRPAQDCNP, encoded by the coding sequence ATGAGCCCGCGCCTTCTCGCCCTGTTGGGGACCTTGTGGGTCCTGGGGGCCTGCCGGGATTCGAAGCCGGAAGCGGCCGCGCCGCCAGCCACCGAGGCCAAGCGCCTGTTCGGCGCCGCGCCGGATGGAAAGCTGCACGTCTACTTCTTCGATGTGGGCCAAGGCGACGCGGCCCTCATCGTCTCCCCCAAGGGGACCACGGTGCTGGTGGACTCCGGCCCGCAGAGCGCCGCCGCCCATCTGGTGAACCGCCTTCCGGAGCTGCTCGTCCGGCCGCTGGACCTGGTCATCCTCACGCACCCGCACGTGGACCACCACGGGGCGCTCGATGCCGTCCTGCGCCGGGTGGGCGCTCGCCAGCTCATGGAGCCCCAGGTTCCGGGGACGCCGCCCGCCTATGACCAGATGCTCACGGACATCAGCGCGCGCCAGATTCAGGTCGTCTCCCCCGCACCGCCCACCTCGACGCCCAACGCACCCCAGCGCATCAACCTGGGCGACGGGGTGTCGCTGACCATCCTCTGGCCCCGCGCCCCCGCCGAGCCCTTGCTGGACGCACCCGAGACGGCGCTCGAGGCCAACTCCATCGTCCTTCGCTTGTCGTACGGCGAGACGTCGGTGCTCTTCATGGGGGACGCGCTCGCGCAGACGGAGGAGTACCTGCTCGCGCGCGAGGTCCCGCTCAAGTCCACGCTGCTCAAGGTGGGGGCCCATGGCCTCCCTGGCGCCACCACCGCGCCCTTCCTCGCGCGAGTGGGGGCGCGTGCCGCCGTCATCTCCGCGGGCAAGGGCAACGCCTTTGGAGCGCCCGCCCCCGCCACGTTGGAGCGGATGAAGGCGGCCCACGTCCAGGTGTTCCGCACCGACGTGGACGGCGAGGTGCAGGTGGTCAGCGATGGCCAGTCGCTGGTCGTCTCGCCCCAGCGCCTGCCTCGTGGGACGCCCACGGACACGCACTACACGCACGCGGGCCAGGGCCCCACGCCGGAGCCGGACTTCTGGGCCGGCAAGCCCGCGCCCTCGAAGAAGGCGCCAGAGGAGCCCGCCGCGCCACCTCCCGAGGCGCCCGCACCCGCGCCCGCGCCTCCAGTGGCGGCCGCCAAGGAGAAGGAGAAGGGAGACACGAAGAAGTACACCGGGCCTTACGTGGCCAGCCGGAAGCGGCCGCTCTTCCACATCCCGAACTGCGATGGCGCGAAGAAGATCCACGCCGAGAACCTCATCACCTACAAGACGCGTGAAGAGGCCGCTCGCGAACGGCGCCCCGCCCAGGACTGCAACCCATGA
- a CDS encoding DUF3006 domain-containing protein, which translates to MTKHTQAPQQATLDRIEDDVAVLVVDGREVTKPLASLPSGVREGDVLDLETLTVNPEATEMLRGQVRAARQRAKKGKTPPPGDFDL; encoded by the coding sequence ATGACGAAGCACACCCAGGCGCCGCAGCAGGCCACGCTCGACCGCATCGAGGACGACGTCGCGGTGCTCGTCGTGGACGGGCGCGAGGTGACGAAGCCTCTCGCTTCGCTCCCCTCGGGAGTCCGCGAGGGGGACGTGCTCGACCTGGAGACGTTGACGGTCAATCCCGAGGCCACCGAGATGCTGCGCGGGCAGGTCCGCGCTGCCCGGCAGCGGGCGAAGAAGGGGAAGACCCCGCCTCCTGGAGACTTCGACCTCTAG
- a CDS encoding AgmX/PglI C-terminal domain-containing protein: MNFTCDNCQKRYSIADEKVRGKTVKVRCKNCQNVITVEGPAEEESTRVVSLADVERLRAQERSLAEPAASAAPAPVASSPALDKAPPAALQTPWDDEPTRAAPLRATGSPWFVMVRNKQEGPLDEGALRELVATGTISGRSFFWQQGMADWKRGADVPELAGLFAPVAAPEPPPPPPPVAEAPPARAAKSAPTRREPEPQPSYQEPEQRFTPEPEPEPQLPPEEEPEAPAQRQWVPEEDPDTTYFGEPDPRNQPQPSSRRGGAPAASAAPLNELFSDLDLPEKGESDDGVPQEDPLAAARDDEEDEAPPARTSSTRNAAKSGKSKKVSTKSGGGSKGKVVALVLLLLIVVPLGAAFALDATGIMPLRVKALDASGQVVERSIFSGAGMAALSDQMAGKPAPVPTAKPPPAPAPDEQPAAPKQPVAGEGEAGAPSEEKAAPAAEGETEKPAPAEGTEKQAAAPQAGEGAEAPAGEDEVGGPSDEEVERVVNEKQAAFRDCVAQELRRNPSFKGGNVTLTATVGTSGAVKATTFSRKDLNAAANPVGTCIRDQAKGMVFSSFKGEDVDLEIPIALSAR; encoded by the coding sequence TTGAACTTCACCTGCGACAATTGCCAGAAGCGGTACTCCATTGCGGACGAAAAAGTCCGCGGCAAAACGGTCAAGGTCCGTTGCAAGAACTGCCAGAACGTCATCACCGTCGAAGGACCCGCCGAAGAGGAAAGCACCCGCGTGGTGTCGCTCGCGGACGTGGAGCGGCTGAGAGCGCAAGAGCGCTCCTTGGCCGAGCCCGCCGCGAGTGCCGCACCCGCGCCGGTGGCGTCCTCGCCTGCCCTCGACAAGGCCCCACCCGCGGCGCTCCAGACGCCCTGGGATGATGAGCCGACACGTGCGGCACCGCTGCGCGCCACGGGCTCTCCGTGGTTCGTGATGGTGCGCAACAAGCAGGAGGGCCCGCTGGACGAAGGGGCGCTCCGAGAGCTCGTGGCCACGGGCACCATCAGCGGCCGGAGCTTCTTCTGGCAGCAGGGCATGGCGGACTGGAAGCGCGGCGCGGATGTGCCGGAGCTGGCCGGGCTGTTCGCCCCGGTTGCCGCGCCGGAGCCACCGCCGCCTCCTCCTCCCGTGGCGGAGGCTCCTCCCGCGCGTGCCGCGAAGAGCGCGCCGACCCGTCGCGAGCCGGAGCCGCAGCCGTCCTACCAGGAGCCCGAGCAGCGCTTCACGCCCGAGCCGGAGCCCGAGCCCCAGCTGCCGCCGGAGGAGGAGCCCGAGGCTCCCGCCCAGCGCCAGTGGGTGCCCGAGGAGGACCCGGACACGACGTACTTCGGGGAGCCCGACCCTCGGAACCAGCCGCAGCCCTCGTCGCGGCGAGGTGGCGCGCCCGCGGCGTCGGCGGCTCCGTTGAACGAGCTGTTCTCCGACCTGGACCTGCCCGAGAAGGGGGAGTCGGACGATGGTGTGCCGCAGGAGGATCCGCTCGCGGCGGCGCGTGATGACGAGGAGGACGAGGCTCCTCCGGCGCGGACGTCCTCGACGCGCAACGCGGCGAAGAGTGGCAAGAGCAAGAAGGTGAGCACGAAGAGTGGCGGAGGCTCGAAGGGGAAGGTCGTCGCCCTCGTGCTCCTGCTGCTCATCGTTGTCCCCCTGGGCGCCGCGTTCGCGCTGGATGCGACGGGCATCATGCCCTTGCGCGTGAAGGCGCTGGATGCCTCCGGCCAGGTGGTGGAGCGCTCCATCTTCTCGGGCGCGGGGATGGCCGCGCTGAGCGACCAGATGGCTGGGAAGCCCGCGCCGGTTCCCACGGCGAAGCCTCCGCCCGCCCCCGCCCCCGACGAGCAGCCCGCGGCGCCGAAGCAGCCCGTTGCCGGAGAGGGTGAGGCTGGCGCGCCTTCGGAAGAGAAGGCCGCGCCCGCGGCGGAGGGTGAGACGGAGAAGCCGGCTCCCGCCGAGGGCACGGAGAAGCAGGCCGCCGCGCCTCAGGCGGGCGAAGGCGCGGAAGCGCCCGCTGGCGAGGACGAGGTGGGTGGGCCCTCCGACGAGGAAGTGGAGCGCGTGGTCAATGAGAAGCAGGCCGCGTTCCGCGACTGTGTCGCGCAGGAGCTTCGCCGCAATCCTTCGTTCAAGGGGGGCAACGTGACGCTCACCGCGACAGTGGGGACGTCCGGCGCGGTGAAGGCCACCACGTTCAGCCGCAAGGACCTGAACGCCGCCGCGAACCCCGTGGGCACCTGCATCCGGGACCAGGCGAAGGGGATGGTCTTCTCCAGCTTCAAGGGCGAGGACGTCGACCTGGAGATTCCCATCGCGCTCTCCGCGCGGTAG
- a CDS encoding FYDLN acid domain-containing protein encodes MSAKDLGSKFVCFKCQTKFYDMKKPDPLCPKCGADQRESPALKPQPEGRRGRLAAPKVIEPIEPEEPAPSNEEEEEDLDSFDEDESAAAESEEDET; translated from the coding sequence ATGTCGGCGAAGGACCTCGGATCGAAATTCGTCTGCTTCAAGTGCCAGACGAAGTTCTACGACATGAAGAAGCCTGACCCGCTGTGCCCCAAGTGTGGCGCGGACCAGCGGGAAAGCCCTGCCCTCAAGCCTCAGCCCGAGGGCCGCCGCGGCCGTCTGGCCGCTCCCAAGGTCATCGAGCCTATCGAGCCCGAGGAGCCAGCACCGAGCAACGAGGAGGAAGAAGAAGACCTCGACTCGTTCGATGAGGACGAGAGCGCGGCTGCTGAGTCCGAAGAAGACGAAACCTAG
- a CDS encoding zinc ribbon domain-containing protein: protein MREKLKALAELQNVDLEVASLRKAADVHPRQIAELERELGVARSAIEAERARVADKERQKTQLEQNIVDEKDKVKKWEARLSEQRSTREYSALAREIDIAKKANLTMAEEQVELTKQLGQDREALKGKEADFSTKQQGLSARMGELRGKLGEAEAQVKALEGRRAGVAGSVDATLLRRYDVVRKKKLPALVGVVAGTCQGCNMNVPPQLYNNLRTSLGTDICPSCNRIIYAVEALQETPAAAK from the coding sequence TTGCGGGAGAAATTGAAGGCGCTGGCGGAGCTTCAGAATGTGGACCTGGAGGTCGCATCGCTCCGGAAGGCCGCGGATGTCCACCCCCGTCAGATTGCCGAGCTGGAGCGGGAGCTGGGTGTGGCTCGCAGCGCCATCGAGGCTGAGCGCGCGCGGGTCGCCGACAAAGAGCGGCAGAAGACGCAGCTCGAGCAGAACATCGTCGACGAGAAGGACAAGGTGAAGAAGTGGGAGGCGCGCCTGAGTGAACAGCGCTCCACCCGCGAGTACTCCGCCCTGGCCCGCGAAATCGATATCGCCAAGAAGGCCAACCTGACGATGGCCGAGGAACAGGTGGAGCTGACGAAACAGCTCGGCCAGGACCGCGAAGCCCTCAAGGGGAAGGAGGCCGACTTCTCGACGAAGCAGCAGGGCCTGTCCGCACGGATGGGTGAGCTGCGCGGGAAGCTGGGCGAGGCCGAGGCGCAGGTGAAGGCGCTCGAGGGTCGTCGCGCGGGTGTGGCGGGAAGCGTGGATGCCACGCTGCTGCGTCGCTACGACGTGGTGCGGAAGAAGAAGCTTCCCGCACTGGTCGGCGTGGTTGCGGGCACCTGCCAGGGCTGCAACATGAACGTGCCGCCGCAGCTCTACAACAACCTGCGCACGTCGCTCGGCACCGACATCTGCCCGTCCTGCAACCGCATCATCTACGCGGTGGAAGCACTCCAGGAAACTCCCGCGGCCGCGAAGTAG
- a CDS encoding ribonuclease HI family protein: MPPPSIVDILRHIAREEPLSSTVRTFRGLTRERLGQLLDEAATRLDPASKAEDRAAAVSPSSAAPAERSSPSESLGRVRVYSDGAARGNPGPAGAGAVVTDAEGQVLARLGRFLGTQTNNTAEYQGLLLGLRHAKSLGAREVDVYADSELLIRQLGGQYQVKSATLKPLFDEARKLLAAFARVRLHHIPRAKNGEADAMSNRAIDERM; this comes from the coding sequence ATGCCCCCGCCGTCCATCGTCGACATCCTCCGTCACATCGCGCGCGAGGAGCCCCTTTCGTCGACGGTTCGCACCTTCCGCGGCTTGACGCGGGAGCGGCTGGGGCAGCTTCTCGACGAAGCCGCCACCCGTCTGGACCCCGCCTCGAAGGCCGAGGACCGGGCGGCGGCCGTCTCGCCCTCCTCCGCTGCCCCAGCGGAGCGCTCCTCTCCTTCCGAATCCCTGGGCCGGGTGCGCGTCTATTCAGACGGCGCCGCCCGGGGCAATCCCGGCCCCGCTGGCGCGGGCGCGGTGGTGACGGACGCCGAGGGCCAGGTGCTTGCCCGGCTGGGCCGCTTCCTGGGAACCCAGACGAACAACACCGCCGAGTACCAGGGCCTGCTCCTGGGACTGCGGCACGCGAAGTCGCTGGGGGCTCGCGAGGTGGACGTCTACGCGGACAGCGAGCTGCTCATCCGGCAGCTCGGCGGGCAGTACCAGGTGAAGAGCGCCACGCTGAAGCCGCTGTTCGACGAGGCGAGGAAGCTGCTCGCCGCCTTCGCCCGGGTGCGGCTGCACCACATCCCCCGCGCGAAGAACGGCGAGGCGGATGCGATGAGCAACCGCGCCATCGACGAACGCATGTAA
- the ftsY gene encoding signal recognition particle-docking protein FtsY: MKTPNALDALAAQVPPAPSPAPSGETSQPGTGTPPSDGFSANDAVGIGGAALFVLLMVLAARKLFFRKRAPEPGKKPAAPVPEQQQLPAARPELRVELPPSEKEAARLREVDAAHARAQELARQREEAARAARSSTDASERTRLEEQARALKEREEDEKRAEYRAKKAADEEARERRKREQAEAQRLMDEQRAQEAAAVEEARRAEEAAARAKVDAEAGRTLSQGLDKTRSQGFMARLNGLFGQQRQVDESVLAELEEILFTADIGVRTASNLVEVAREKLKRSELKDSERIKDLIRTEVARIVDLPVPRTLEGGGPPHVVMVVGVNGAGKTTTIGKLAAKLTSEGKKVVLAAGDTFRAAATEQLDVWAERAKAQLVKGVEGGDPGSVIFDAVKKAQAEGADVVIADTAGRLHTKAPLMEELKKVKRVMDKAMPGTPHEVLLVLDSTNGQNAIQQAKQFHEAVGVTAIALTKLDGTAKGGVIIGICDELKLPVLWVGVGEKVADLRRFEPREFVEALFE, translated from the coding sequence ATGAAGACGCCCAACGCCCTCGACGCCCTGGCCGCGCAGGTGCCGCCCGCCCCCTCCCCCGCTCCCAGTGGGGAAACCTCGCAGCCGGGGACGGGCACGCCCCCCTCGGACGGCTTCTCCGCGAACGACGCGGTGGGCATCGGCGGCGCCGCCCTCTTCGTCCTGCTGATGGTGCTCGCGGCCCGCAAGCTCTTCTTCCGCAAGCGCGCGCCCGAGCCGGGCAAGAAGCCAGCGGCCCCCGTCCCGGAGCAGCAGCAGCTCCCCGCCGCGCGGCCCGAGCTGCGCGTGGAGCTGCCGCCGTCGGAGAAGGAGGCCGCCCGGCTGCGCGAGGTCGATGCGGCCCATGCCCGCGCCCAGGAGCTGGCCCGTCAGCGCGAGGAGGCCGCCCGCGCCGCCAGGTCCAGCACCGACGCCAGCGAGCGCACCCGGCTGGAGGAGCAGGCCCGCGCCCTCAAGGAGCGCGAGGAGGACGAGAAGCGCGCCGAGTACCGCGCGAAGAAGGCCGCCGACGAGGAGGCCCGGGAGCGGCGCAAGCGGGAGCAGGCCGAGGCCCAGCGCCTCATGGACGAGCAGCGCGCCCAGGAGGCCGCCGCCGTCGAGGAGGCTCGCCGCGCGGAGGAGGCCGCCGCCCGCGCCAAGGTCGACGCGGAGGCGGGCCGCACGCTGTCGCAGGGCCTGGACAAGACGCGGAGCCAGGGCTTCATGGCCCGGCTCAACGGCCTGTTCGGCCAGCAGCGCCAGGTGGACGAGTCCGTGCTGGCGGAGCTGGAGGAGATTCTCTTCACGGCGGACATCGGCGTGCGCACCGCGAGCAACCTCGTCGAGGTGGCGCGCGAGAAACTCAAGCGCAGCGAGCTGAAGGACTCCGAGCGCATCAAGGACCTCATCCGCACGGAGGTCGCGCGCATCGTCGACCTGCCCGTGCCCCGCACGCTGGAGGGCGGAGGTCCTCCGCACGTCGTCATGGTCGTGGGCGTCAACGGCGCCGGGAAGACGACGACCATCGGCAAGCTGGCCGCGAAGCTCACCAGCGAGGGGAAGAAGGTGGTGCTGGCCGCGGGTGACACGTTCCGCGCCGCCGCCACCGAGCAACTCGACGTCTGGGCGGAGCGCGCGAAGGCGCAGCTCGTGAAGGGCGTCGAGGGCGGAGACCCGGGCTCCGTCATCTTCGATGCGGTGAAGAAGGCCCAGGCCGAGGGCGCGGACGTGGTCATCGCCGACACGGCCGGCCGGCTCCACACCAAGGCCCCGCTCATGGAGGAGCTGAAGAAGGTCAAGCGCGTCATGGACAAGGCCATGCCGGGCACGCCCCACGAGGTGCTGCTCGTGCTGGACTCCACCAACGGGCAGAACGCGATTCAGCAGGCCAAGCAGTTCCACGAGGCCGTGGGCGTCACCGCCATCGCGCTGACGAAGCTGGACGGAACCGCCAAGGGCGGCGTCATCATCGGCATCTGCGACGAGCTGAAGCTCCCTGTCCTCTGGGTCGGCGTGGGCGAGAAGGTCGCGGACCTGCGCCGCTTCGAGCCGCGCGAGTTCGTCGAGGCCCTCTTCGAGTAA